AATGGATTCGTATATGACTAGAGTATTGTTTCCTGTTAGCTTTATAATAGAAGGAAAAATAAAGCTAATAGAAAGTTGGGAAATATATGGAACCGGTTATCATACAGCCTGCAAGGGAAAAGGTTGCGGCTATTTTACGAAAGGCGATATTTAAAGGTGAACTTAAGCCAGGCGAAGTATTGTCGCAGGAAGAAATCGCAAGCAAGCTGGGCATCTCGCGCATGCCTGTTCGTGAAGCCTTTCAAATGTTAGAGCGTGATGGTTTGCTGATGCTGCAAAATCGCCGGGGAGCTGTCGTGCGCGAGCTTACGCGTGAAGCCATTCAGGAGCATTATGAGCTGCGTGCGTTGCTTGAAGGCGAGGCCGCCGCACGTGCAAGCTTGTATGGTGAAGATTTTACAGAAGTCTTGAGTGCGTTAGAGCAGGCAGAAAAAACAGCACAGGCAGGGGATATGACGGGTTATGTCGCTGCGAATGAAGCCTTTCACCGTGCGATATGGGAAGTGGGGGATGGACAGCGTCTACATTCCTTGCTGCACCAATTATGGAACGGTCTGCCTACTCGTCTGCCGGAACTATTAAACAATCAGGTGCAGCGTTCATTAACAGAGCACCGCGAGCTCGTTGAGGCGATGACGACGCGAAAGCCAGAAGAGGCACGGGCCTTAATGTCGCATCATATCATGCGTAGCTTCCAAGACTTTATTGCATCAAGAGAACATACACAGCAAAACGATGAATCAAAAGAGATGTAGAGTACCAGCCGTCATGTTGCGGATAATAGCTGCGGTGGGAGCATTGACTCCCACCTTTTCACACCGGATAGACAGCAAGTATGCGCATAATAAACTGATTATTTTAAAAGTTGAGCCAAATAGATAATTGTAAGCGCTATAATTTCAAAATTTCTTTTGTAAAAGGGGAGTATGCAATGAAAAAATGGATCGCTGTGCTTCTTGTCGGATTATTGGTGGGCGTGTTGACGGCATGCGGTGGCGGAGGAAGCAAACAAGCGGCATCGGGTGGAGAAGGTGAGAAAATCGTGATTAAATTTTCTCACGTAACATCTCCGGAGAGCACCAAAGGGAAAGCGGCACAAAAATTTGCCGATCTGGCAGCAGAGAAGACAGGCGGAAAAGTGAAAGTTGAAGTATATCCGTCTTCGCAATTGTATGGTGACAAAGAAGAACTTGATGCATTGGTTTCAGGAAATGTTCATATGATCGCTCCATCAGTAACCAAGATGGTGAAATTGGATCCGCGCTTTCAATTTACGGACATGCCATTTCTATTCCGTGACCGGGATCATGTATTGAATTTCTTCAAAAGCGATATAGCCAAGCAATTATTGGAGAGCGAACGTCTGCAAAGCAATGATATTAAAGGGCTTGCATTCTGGGAAAACGGATTCAAGGAATTCACGAACAATAAAAAACCGCTCAAAACACCAAAGGATCTTACCGGATTGAAGTTCCGAGTTCAGGCGGGCAAGGTATTAGAGGGACAATTCAAAGCGCTGGGTGCGGGTTCGGCTACGATCCCGTTCGGTGAGACCTATGCGGCGCTGCAGCAGGGTACGGTTGATGGCACAGAAAACACGTTTAATAATATTGACACGCAAAAGTATGAAGAAGTGCAGAAGTATTTGACAGTAAGTAACCATGGCCGTATTGATTATGCGATTTTTGTTAACAACTCATTCTGGCAGGAAATGCCGGAAGATGTGCGTACGAAGGTAGAAGAAGCATTGAAAGAAGCGACAGAATATGAGTGGAAGATTGCAGGCGAGGAAGATCAGAACAGCTTCAAAAAACTGAAATCATCCGGCAAGATGCAGGTAAATGAATTAAGCGATGCGGAACGCGCTGAGTTCGAGAAGACATTGGAGCCTGTATATAAAAAGTTTGAAAGTGTTATCACCAAAGAGATTATTGATGGCATCAAAAACCTCAAATAATGCGGGAAGGGTATTGAATATGTTCATTCAATACCCTTCTCACAAGGAGGCCATAGAGTGAAAAAATCAAAGAAGGCATGGGCGCTGCTGGAGGATATTGCGGCCGGCAGCTTTTTATCCGTCGGAATTGCGCTGATCTTTTACGGCGTACTGATGCGTTATGTTTTTAATGAACCGAAAGCCTGGGTGGAGGAAGTGGCCAACTATACGATCGTATGGGGGGCGCTGCTCGGTGTACCGGTCGCTTTGCGCAACAATCACCACATTCAGGTTGACATTCTGTATGATAAGCTGCCGCGCGGCGGCCAGCGTCTGCTCGATATTTTTGCTAACCTGATGGGCATTCTGTTCTGCGTGTTTTTTACGTATTACGGCTACATCCTCGTTGCGAAGCGCTATACATCCGGCATGGTGTCCATGGATGTAGGCATCCCGATGTGGATCGTGTATTTGATTCTGCCCATCTCAGGGATTATGTTTTTGTTCCGATTCCTCGAGAAGCTGCTGCAGGCGATTCGCGGGGAGAAGATCGTTAATACAGTCGATGCCGTAGAGATGCCAAATGAGAAGGAGGATACGCCGCATGGTCCTCACGCTATTTAGTTCGTTCCTCGTCATGATGCTCCTGCGGGTACCGATTGCAATCAGTCTGTCCTTAGCGACCGTATTCGTTCTGATGCAGAGTGATTTCAATATGAACATGGTACCGCAGCGGATGTTCTCCGCACTCGATTCCTTTCCGCTGATGGCAATCCCTGGCTTTGTGCTG
This window of the Aneurinibacillus sp. REN35 genome carries:
- a CDS encoding GntR family transcriptional regulator — encoded protein: MEPVIIQPAREKVAAILRKAIFKGELKPGEVLSQEEIASKLGISRMPVREAFQMLERDGLLMLQNRRGAVVRELTREAIQEHYELRALLEGEAAARASLYGEDFTEVLSALEQAEKTAQAGDMTGYVAANEAFHRAIWEVGDGQRLHSLLHQLWNGLPTRLPELLNNQVQRSLTEHRELVEAMTTRKPEEARALMSHHIMRSFQDFIASREHTQQNDESKEM
- a CDS encoding TRAP transporter small permease, which gives rise to MKKSKKAWALLEDIAAGSFLSVGIALIFYGVLMRYVFNEPKAWVEEVANYTIVWGALLGVPVALRNNHHIQVDILYDKLPRGGQRLLDIFANLMGILFCVFFTYYGYILVAKRYTSGMVSMDVGIPMWIVYLILPISGIMFLFRFLEKLLQAIRGEKIVNTVDAVEMPNEKEDTPHGPHAI
- a CDS encoding TRAP transporter substrate-binding protein, yielding MKKWIAVLLVGLLVGVLTACGGGGSKQAASGGEGEKIVIKFSHVTSPESTKGKAAQKFADLAAEKTGGKVKVEVYPSSQLYGDKEELDALVSGNVHMIAPSVTKMVKLDPRFQFTDMPFLFRDRDHVLNFFKSDIAKQLLESERLQSNDIKGLAFWENGFKEFTNNKKPLKTPKDLTGLKFRVQAGKVLEGQFKALGAGSATIPFGETYAALQQGTVDGTENTFNNIDTQKYEEVQKYLTVSNHGRIDYAIFVNNSFWQEMPEDVRTKVEEALKEATEYEWKIAGEEDQNSFKKLKSSGKMQVNELSDAERAEFEKTLEPVYKKFESVITKEIIDGIKNLK